From the genome of Miscanthus floridulus cultivar M001 chromosome 10, ASM1932011v1, whole genome shotgun sequence, one region includes:
- the LOC136486535 gene encoding uncharacterized protein isoform X2: MNVKCPVLQNVHVLVDNWDIRKVNSINLEMATSASLLLLPQEFTEYDLYAQICSLSYMGDWRMLFAEDKDKMSYMRSFLKMSRITS, translated from the exons ATGAATGTGAAATGCCCTGTTCTTCAAAAT GTTCATGTTCTTGTTGACAACTGGGATATAAGGAAGGTCAACTCAATTAACCTAGAAATGGCAACTTCAGCTTCTCTACTCCTTTTGCCACAAGAGTTCACCGAG TACGACCTATACGCCCAAATTTGTAGTCTATCATATATGGGTGATTGGAGAATGCTGTTTGCAGAAGACAAAGATAAG atgtcatatatgaggagtttcctgaagaTGTCCAGGATTACTAGTTGA
- the LOC136486535 gene encoding uncharacterized protein isoform X1 has protein sequence MNVKCPVLQNVHVLVDNWDIRKVNSINLEMATSASLLLLPQEFTEYDLYAQICSLSYMGDWRMLFAEDKDKRVISSRLPRSRLLTSTRKVALRKASVTKAP, from the exons ATGAATGTGAAATGCCCTGTTCTTCAAAAT GTTCATGTTCTTGTTGACAACTGGGATATAAGGAAGGTCAACTCAATTAACCTAGAAATGGCAACTTCAGCTTCTCTACTCCTTTTGCCACAAGAGTTCACCGAG TACGACCTATACGCCCAAATTTGTAGTCTATCATATATGGGTGATTGGAGAATGCTGTTTGCAGAAGACAAAGATAAG agggtgatcagttcGAGGTTGCCGAGGAGCAGGTTGCTGACTAGTACCAGGAAGGTtgctttgaggaaggcaagtgtaacaaAGGCCCCTTGA